The Theileria orientalis strain Shintoku DNA, chromosome 2, complete genome genome has a window encoding:
- a CDS encoding pyrophosphate--fructose 6-phosphate 1-phosphotransferase subunit alpha codes for MDAEKLKESRSASRSHLLYTADDQYLLSGLGSGQAENEADHTGDSNGTKFQLNKYKGASKDFNYGNIPKKMSSYELKSNKYKKALNATDPLKRVNSMYSPKSVYEELQMVRRVKLPKALLSLHHVLQEFDDSGEDLSQLAQVSKYLPYISDNKLVKIEPQLLYTRSKSSASSVDSNEHYSPSHSINQDYYNTFNKDANYTNKMRIGLLLSGGPAPGGHNVIAGVFDYLKSRNPESQLVGFIGGLDGLKYKRYHVISEEIMDQYRNLGGFNMLLSGRGMIGSKVEFDMVVKTVTELELDGLIIVGGDGSNSNAANISNYLAHYYATMTTESFFKSKERCVVVGVPKTVDGDIRSKNIEITFGFDTAARTYSELIGNLCTDAVSTQYNYHFVRIMGRSASHLALECALQTHPNMLLVSEEVSQKNISLQQIVDDIVDLMQKRYELGKTFGVILIPEGLIEFVPDFKVLIQELNQVVGHTVGQEGSKNLLYEEGKINFDVNLLDRSRKTWEFLPPNIQEQLLSDIESSGSIMVAKIATESLLSMLVVSRIESRGLKHLLEIDFMTHYFGYEGRCAIPSEFDSSYCYSLGYTSAVLIAQKKNGYMAAIRDLKNSIEDWVPLGIPFTNLMTLTETMHPELADLAEMLAKDKQNDSAALQTGQSKKDAKSEKTINLDKRVGCSIKKTLLDLENDLFKAFDQVREVWAYADLYRNPGPIQIVNSSNTPASSNLSEYLDSYKNVVAEADEASNYSHTFRNGNNGTNGTNGTNGSEGEEVQESIERRCYTLQTPSLKELLGDHPFEQTNRSLRVKDKSFMSDLEKTRLEVVPEIPIVCYDPKARMIPFKKQFDSDQYVKNQIMLNYPYQHKTNHFNQYELVPNNQVHPLGPVPREVRSSNDSTGSKDTMAATEQAKEDQEKQMRIGIVPVGKHAPGILNVFWGIYERTKKQGGTCFAFHGVRGLMEKSYIELEDEDFDCFKNQGGLELVLRSKRSFLHKQERIEMALNTCTTLDLDGLVMLGDEMSMTQASLVTEYFMSRNSKTCVIGVPVAGGNSLGGNLIEACVGFDTNARIYASLVGNVLTDAISMPKYWHFVKILGRYPSIEVLECALQTHPNVVIIAEEYRNSDKTLFDIVDEIANAVVKRSKLGKNFGTVLIPDHLVLHLPNTKNMLQDVGNVINTAQQMNKKKEAIEQLLNYSTFPSNGGHKEDTGDEFVKMITPWSLAVFASFPDYIRREILNLDFGEVTLESLQIEVMLAKMVKEELAERQKRGEYAGNYAAVTHYFGYQGRCAMPSEFDCSLAFAYGHLAAICVESRLSGFCCSIRAVCGSVKDWKLFAAPFTCMMRIAPDSFKMLMNPKSEVPIIPSKRVNLHSKAFKNLKSARKKWLIEDLFNNPGPIQFNAFVGTQNITLITEHSQYYHMITSVERFTEIIKNLCKFGVSEEYLHHAFIQLWGLIKITQDKNQLISLSEDFKLL; via the exons ATGGACGCTGAAAAACTTAAAGAATCAA GATCGGCCAGTCGTTCCCACTTATTGTACACTGCTGACGATCAGTATCTTCTGTCAGGTCTTGGCTCAGGTCAAGCGGAGAACGAAGCTGACCACACCGGCGACAGTAATGGGACGAAGTTCCAGcttaacaaatacaaagGGGCATCCAAGGACTTTAACTACGGCAATATCCCTAAAAAAATGTCGAGTTATGAGttaaaaagtaacaaaTACAAGAAGGCTTTAAACGCAACAG ATCCACTCAAAAGGGTTAACAGTATGTACTCGCCGAAGAGTGTATACGAGGAGTTGCAAATGGTCAGAAGAGTGAAGCTGCCTAAAGCACTGCTGAGCCTACACCACGTGCTGCAGGAGTTTGACGATTCGGGAGAAGATCTGTCGCAGCTGGCTCAAGTCTCAAAATACCTGCCATACATATCGGACAACAAACTGGTTAAAATTGAGCCACAACTTCTATACACGAGAAGTAAGTCCAGCGCATCAAGCGTGGATTCAAACGAACACTACTCACCGTCACACAGCATCAACCAGGACTACTACAACACCTTCAACAAAGACGCAAActacacaaataaaatgagaATTGGACTCCTGCTGAGCGGAGGACCAGCACCAGGAGGGCACAACGTAATAGCGGGAGTCTTCGATTACCTGAAATCAAGGAATCCGGAGAGCCAACTCGTGGGATTTATAGGAGGACTGGACGGACTTAAGTATAAGCGCTACCACGTCATCTCTGAGGAGATCATGGACCAATATCGCAACCTGGGAGGATTCAACATGCTCCTTAGCGGAAGAGGAATGATAGGGTCGAAGGTGGAATTTGACATGGTGGTCAAGACAGTGACGGAGCTGGAGTTGGACGGTCTCATCATAGTGGGAGGAGACGGCTCAAACTCAAACGCAGCGAACATAAGCAACTACCTGGCGCACTACTACGCAACAATGACGACGGAAAGCTTCTTTAAGTCGAAGGAA AGGTGCGTGGTGGTGGGAGTGCCGAAGACGGTGGACGGAGACATCAGGTCGAAGAACATAGAAATCACGTTCGGGTTCGACACGGCAGCGAGAACGTACTCGGAGCTGATAGGGAACCTGTGCACAGACGCAGTGAGCACGCAGTACAACTACCACTTTGTGCGCATCATGGGAAGGAGCGCGTCCCATCTGGCGCTGGAGTGCGCACTGCAGACGCACCCGAACATGCTGCTGGTGAGCGAGGAGGTGTCGCAGAAGAACATCTCGCTGCAGCAAATCGTGGACGACATCGTAGACCTGATGCAGAAGAGGTACGAGCTAGGAAAGACGTTTGGAGTGATACTGATTCCGGAGGGCCTGATAGAGTTCGTGCCGGACTTCAAGGTGCTGATACAGGAGCTGAACCAAGTAGTGGGACACACAGTGGGCCAGGAGGGCTCAAAAAATCTGTTGTACGAAGAAGGAAAAATCAATTTTGACGTTAACCTGCTGGACAGAAGCAGGAAGACGTGGGAGTTCCTGCCGCCGAACATAcaggagcagctgctgagcgACATTGAGTCGAGCGGCTCAATCATGGTGGCAAAAATCGCAACGGAAAGCTTGTTGAGTATGCTCGTGGTGTCGAGAATCGAGAGCAGAGGCCTGAAGCACCTGCTCGAAATCGACTTCATGACACACTACTTCGGATACGAAGGAAGGTGCGCAATACCCTCGGAGTTCGACTCGTCGTACTGCTACTCGCTAGGGTACACGTCAGCAGTGCTGATAGCGCAGAAGAAAAACGGATACATGGCAGCAATCagagacctgaagaacagcATCGAGGACTGGGTGCCGCTGGGAATACCGTTCACGAACCTGATGACGCTGACGGAGACGATGCACCCGGAGCTGGCAGATCTGGCGGAAATGCTGGCGAAGGATAAGCAAAACGACAGTGCAGCATTGCAGACAGGTCAGAGCAAGAAGGACGCGAAGAGCGAGAAGACGATAAACCTGGACAAGAGAGTAGGATGCTCAATCAAGAAGACGCTCCTGGACCTGGAAAACGACCTATTCAAGGCGTTCGACCAGGTGAGGGAAGTGTGGGCGTACGCAGACCTGTACAGAAACCCGGGACCAATACAGATAGTAAACTCGAGTAACACGCCAGCGTCGTCGAACCTGTCTGAGTACCTTGACAGCTACAAGAACGTGGTGGCGGAGGCAGACGAAGCGAGTAACTATAGCCACACCTTCAGAAACGGGAACAACGGAACAAATGGAACAAACGGAACGAACGGAAGCGAGGGAGAAGAAGTGCAAGAGTCGATAGAGAGGCGGTGCTACACACTACAGACGCCGtcgctgaaggagctgctgggagACCACCCGTTCGAGCAGACGAACCGAAGCCTGAGAGTGAAGGACAAGTCGTTCATGAGCGACCTGGAAAAAACTAGACTGGAAGTAGTGCCGGAGATTCCGATCGTGTGCTACGACCCGAAGGCAAGAATGATCCCGTTCAAAAAGCAGTTTGACTCAGACCAGTACGTGAAAAATCAGATCATGCTGAACTACCCGTACCAGCACAAGACGAACCACTTCAACCAGTACGAGCTGGTGCCGAACAACCAAGTGCACCCGCTGGGGCCAGTCCCGAGAGAAGTGAGGAGCAGCAACGACAGCACGGGAAGCAAGGACACTATGGCAGCGACAGAGCAGGCGAAAGAAGACCAGGAGAAGCAGATGAGAATAGGAATCGTGCCAGTGGGAAAGCACGCGCCAGGAATACTCAACGTGTTCTGGGGAATCTACGAACGCACGAAGAAGCAGGGAGGCACGTGCTTCGCATTCCACGGAGTGCGCGGCCTCATGGAAAAGTCGTACATAGAGctggaggacgaggacTTCGACTGCTTCAAAAACCAGGGAGGTCTGGAGCTGGTGCTGAGAAGCAAGCGCTCGTTCCTGCACAAGCAGGAGAGAATAGAAATGGCACTAAACACGTGCACGAcgctggacctggacgGCCTGGTGATGCTGGGCGACGAGATGAGCATGACGCAGGCGTCGCTGGTGACGGAGTACTTCATGAGCAGGAACAGCAAGACGTGCGTGATCGGAGTGCCGGTGGCAGGAGGGAACTCGCTGGGAGGAAACCTGATCGAGGCGTGCGTGGGCTTCGACACGAACGCGAGGATCTACGCCTCGCTCGTCGGCAACGTGCTCACGGACGCAATCTCGATGCCGAAGTACTGGCACTTCGTTAAGATACTGGGCAGGTACCCGTCAATAGAAGTGCTCGAGTGCGCACTGCAGACGCACCCGAACGTGGTGATCATCGCGGAGGAGTACAGGAACTCGGACAAGACGCTTTTCGACATCGTGGACGAGATCGCGAACGCAGTGGTGAAGAGAAGTAAGCTGGGCAAGAACTTCGGAACGGTGCTGATCCCAGATCACCTGGTGCTGCACCTGCCGAACACGAAGAACATGCTGCAGGACGTGGGCAACGTGATCAACACGGCGCAGCAGAtgaacaagaagaaggaggcgATTGAGCAGCTGCTCAACTACAGCACGTTCCCGAGCAACGGAGGACACAAGGAGGACACGGGCGACGAGTTCGTGAAGATGATCACGCCCTGGAGCCTGGCAGTATTCGCGAGCTTCCCGGACTACATCAGGCGCGAGATCCTGAACCTGGACTTCGGAGAGGTGACGCTCGAGTCGCTGCAGATCGAAGTCATGCTCGCGAAGAtggtgaaggaggagctggcggAGCGCCAGAAGCGCGGCGAGTACGCAGGCAACTACGCAGCAGTCACGCACTACTTCGGATACCAGGGCAGGTGCGCAATGCCGAGCGAGTTCGACTGCTCGCTGGCATTCGCATACGGACACCTGGCGGCAATCTGCGTGGAAAGCAGGCTCTCGGGCTTCTGCTGCTCCATCAGAGCAGTATGCGGCTCAGTGAAGGACTGGAAGCTATTCGCGGCGCCCTTCACGTGCATGATGAGGATCGCCCCCGACTCGTTCAAGATGCTCATGAACCCGAAGTCGGAGGTGCCGATCATCCCCTCGAAGCGCGTTAACCTGCACAGCAAGGCCTTCAAGAACCTGAAGTCGGCCCGGAAGAAGTGGCTCATCGAGGACCTCTTCAACAACCCGGGCCCGATCCAGTTCAACGCCTTCGTGGGCACGCAGAACATCACGCTCATCACGGAGCACTCGCAGTACTACCACATGATCACCTCGGTGGAGCGCTTCACGGAGATCATCAAGAACCTGTGCAAGTTCGGCGTCTCCGAGGAGTACCTGCACCACGCGTTCATACAGCTCTGGGGGCTCATCAAAATCACCCAGGACAAGAACCAGCTCATATCACTCTCGGAGGACTTCAAGCTGCTGTGA